The Ooceraea biroi isolate clonal line C1 chromosome 11, Obir_v5.4, whole genome shotgun sequence genome includes a region encoding these proteins:
- the LOC105275893 gene encoding neural cell adhesion molecule 1 isoform X2 — protein sequence MHCASKYVFFTSLLMVLRTRPMDVAAEEPPEFQSKVPVRLIWAMEGDNVELPCDITPPTSEDSINMVLWFKDSVGIPLYSLDARNGVNLSAAVHWAVSDDLGSRTYFQVGDGHQARLKVTGVKLKDQGIFRCRVDFMNSPTRNFHVNLTLVEQPTRPVIYDAQGREVTGVGGPFLEGYNLALTCQVSGGRPRPIVTWWRDNEMLDGVVDTSPIGSSSRFTVNHLFIDRVIRSLWGTKLECRAQSEPMEKPIVREVPLDIYLKPAIVKIMLSEDQIFAGRPIAARCETWGSSPAARIIWRLGEQVIGDSNVSSTQRTNSTVSKLTLVLNKDDDGKELICRAENPRFPGGVLEEAKILHIAYAPVVVAHLASGYFLDTLREGDDLKLVCDVQSNPPPSRVIWYHNNRRLEHDVSAGILLASNSLTLRVLTLAHVGEYSCMAANAVGETHSSSLFIHMKYVPRCRKGNERNEITVARHESILLRCEVEALPEDDVRFSWTYNATIGDVLPILNSRIENKGLMSVLEYTPVADTDYGTLACWAMNSIGRQRTPCIFNIVPAKPPQPPLDCSLHNESSLLEVNCIPGSDGGLPQHFLLEVRGSLRNSGVSQIGPHTLQTPQSDQGTVGESPSIYQDMNQTPNFQLHDLEPGYDYTVYVYAINGHGRSEPALLEHITVAEPIGRLERSGIFLEDLKKALPQASSENMIIAIALTGAAALVLVGIGVVIGLAICRKRSNTTVVEGPDDFTTPTYVPAQRIEPRVRYSNENRRSQRASLYVEENRNEPDLLQRVELDLQQD from the exons TACCTGTAAGATTAATTTGGGCGATGGAGGGCGATAATGTCGAGCTGCCATGTGACATCACACCGCCGACATCGGAGGATTCGATTAATATGGTTCTTTGGTTCAAGGATAGTGTCGGAATACCACTCTACAg CCTGGATGCGAGAAATGGTGTTAATTTGAGCGCAGCCGTTCATTGGGCGGTCAGCGACGATCTCGGAAGCCGAACGTACTTCCAGGTTGGCGATGGTCACCAGGCGAGGTTGAAAGTCACTGGAGTGAAGCTGAAGGACCAGGGAATCTTCAGGTGTAGAGTGGATTTCATGAATTCGCCCACGCGTAACTTCCACGTGAACTTGACTCTAGTTG AGCAGCCGACTAGGCCTGTGATATATGATGCCCAAGGACGAGAGGTAACGGGGGTGGGTGGTCCGTTTCTGGAGGGTTACAACCTTGCTCTGACATGTCAAGTGTCAGGAG GTAGACCCAGGCCGATAGTAACATGGTGGAGGGACAACGAAATGTTAGATGGTGTGGTCGACACCTCGCCTATCGGCTCGTCCAGTAGATTTACGGTGAACCACCTGTTCATCGACCGGGTCATCAGGTCACTGTGGGGAACGAAGCTTGAGTGCAGGGCACAGTCTGAACCAATGGAGAAACCTATCGTCCGCGAAGTGCCTCTCGACATATATC TTAAGCCGGCGATCGTAAAGATCATGCTAAGCGAGGATCAGATCTTCGCTGGTCGTCCGATCGCAGCCAGGTGCGAGACTTGGGGTAGTTCTCCAGCGGCCAGGATCATCTGGAGACTTGGAGAACAAGTGATTGGCGACTCCAATGTGTCTAGCACACAGAGAACTAACTCGACAGTGAGCAAATTGACTTTGGTGCTCAATAAGGACGACGATGGCAAGGAATTGATCTGTCGAGCTGAAAATCCGAGGTTTCCCGGAGGAGTGCTCGAGGAAGCCAAAATACTCCACATCGCTT ATGCTCCAGTGGTTGTCGCTCATTTGGCCAGTGGCTACTTTTTGGACACTTTGAGGGAGGGTGACGATCTCAAATTAGTCTGCGACGTTCAAAGTAACCCGCCACCGTCGCGAGTGATCTGGTATCACAAT AACCGACGGCTGGAGCACGATGTGAGTGCCGGAATTTTGCTGGCTTCTAACTCGTTGACCCTGCGGGTGCTTACGCTCGCACACGTCGGCGAGTATTCCTGCATGGCCGCAAATGCCGTGGGAGAAACTCACAGCTCGTCGCTTTTTATTCACATGAAAT ATGTACCAAGATGCAGAAAAGGAAACGAGAGGAACGAAATCACTGTCGCTCGGCATGAATCGATACTGCTCAGGTGCGAAGTGGAAGCACTGCCCGAGGATGATGTGCGATTTTCATGGACATACAATGCCACTATCGGCGACGTTTTGCCTATACTAAACTCGAGGATCGAGAATAAGGGGCTTATGAGTGTGCTGGAGTACACACCTGTCGCCGACACCGATTACGGCACGTTAGCTTGTTGGGCGATGAACAGTATTGGACGGCAgagaacaccctgtatattcaaCATCGTACCTGCCA AGCCGCCGCAACCACCACTCGATTGTTCGTTGCATAACGAGAGCAGCCTGCTCGAGGTTAATTGCATCCCCGGATCGGACGGCGGTTTGCCGCAGCATTTTTTACTGGAGGTTCGAGGATCCCTCAGGAATTCTGGGGTCAGTCAGATCGGTCCTCACACTCTTCAAACACCTCAGAGCGATCAGGGAACGGTCGGGGAATCGCCGTCGATATATCAGGACATGAATCAGACCCCGAACTTTCAGCTTCACGATCTTGAACCAGGATATGATTATACGGTGTACGTTTATGCGATCAATGGACATGGCAGGAGCGAACCTGCCCTTCTAGAACATATCACAGTTGCGGAACCCATCGGAAGGCTGGAGAGAAGCGGGATCTTCTTAGAAGACCTGAAGAAAGCACTACCGCAAGCTAGTTCTGAAAACATGATTATCGCTATTGCACTGACAG GCGCCGCAGCATTAGTCCTCGTCGGTATTGGAGTGGTAATCGGCCTAGCGATTTGCAGGAAGAGATCAAACACTACCGTCGTAGAAGGACCGGACGATTTTACTACGCCCACCTACGTTCCAGCCCAGAGGATCGAGCCCAGAGTCAGATACTCAAATGAGAACAGGCGTTCGCAAAGAGCTAGTCTCTACGTCGAGGAGAACCGAAATG AGCCAGATTTACTGCAGCGAGTGGAGCTTGACTTACAACAGGATTAA
- the LOC105275893 gene encoding neural cell adhesion molecule 1 isoform X1 yields the protein MHCASKYVFFTSLLMVLRTRPMDVAAEEPPEFQSKVPVRLIWAMEGDNVELPCDITPPTSEDSINMVLWFKDSVGIPLYSLDARNGVNLSAAVHWAVSDDLGSRTYFQVGDGHQARLKVTGVKLKDQGIFRCRVDFMNSPTRNFHVNLTLVEQPTRPVIYDAQGREVTGVGGPFLEGYNLALTCQVSGGRPRPIVTWWRDNEMLDGVVDTSPIGSSSRFTVNHLFIDRVIRSLWGTKLECRAQSEPMEKPIVREVPLDIYLKPAIVKIMLSEDQIFAGRPIAARCETWGSSPAARIIWRLGEQVIGDSNVSSTQRTNSTVSKLTLVLNKDDDGKELICRAENPRFPGGVLEEAKILHIAYAPVVVAHLASGYFLDTLREGDDLKLVCDVQSNPPPSRVIWYHNNRRLEHDVSAGILLASNSLTLRVLTLAHVGEYSCMAANAVGETHSSSLFIHMKYVPRCRKGNERNEITVARHESILLRCEVEALPEDDVRFSWTYNATIGDVLPILNSRIENKGLMSVLEYTPVADTDYGTLACWAMNSIGRQRTPCIFNIVPAKPPQPPLDCSLHNESSLLEVNCIPGSDGGLPQHFLLEVRGSLRNSGVSQIGPHTLQTPQSDQGTVGESPSIYQDMNQTPNFQLHDLEPGYDYTVYVYAINGHGRSEPALLEHITVAEPIGRLERSGIFLEDLKKALPQASSENMIIAIALTGTGAAALVLVGIGVVIGLAICRKRSNTTVVEGPDDFTTPTYVPAQRIEPRVRYSNENRRSQRASLYVEENRNEPDLLQRVELDLQQD from the exons TACCTGTAAGATTAATTTGGGCGATGGAGGGCGATAATGTCGAGCTGCCATGTGACATCACACCGCCGACATCGGAGGATTCGATTAATATGGTTCTTTGGTTCAAGGATAGTGTCGGAATACCACTCTACAg CCTGGATGCGAGAAATGGTGTTAATTTGAGCGCAGCCGTTCATTGGGCGGTCAGCGACGATCTCGGAAGCCGAACGTACTTCCAGGTTGGCGATGGTCACCAGGCGAGGTTGAAAGTCACTGGAGTGAAGCTGAAGGACCAGGGAATCTTCAGGTGTAGAGTGGATTTCATGAATTCGCCCACGCGTAACTTCCACGTGAACTTGACTCTAGTTG AGCAGCCGACTAGGCCTGTGATATATGATGCCCAAGGACGAGAGGTAACGGGGGTGGGTGGTCCGTTTCTGGAGGGTTACAACCTTGCTCTGACATGTCAAGTGTCAGGAG GTAGACCCAGGCCGATAGTAACATGGTGGAGGGACAACGAAATGTTAGATGGTGTGGTCGACACCTCGCCTATCGGCTCGTCCAGTAGATTTACGGTGAACCACCTGTTCATCGACCGGGTCATCAGGTCACTGTGGGGAACGAAGCTTGAGTGCAGGGCACAGTCTGAACCAATGGAGAAACCTATCGTCCGCGAAGTGCCTCTCGACATATATC TTAAGCCGGCGATCGTAAAGATCATGCTAAGCGAGGATCAGATCTTCGCTGGTCGTCCGATCGCAGCCAGGTGCGAGACTTGGGGTAGTTCTCCAGCGGCCAGGATCATCTGGAGACTTGGAGAACAAGTGATTGGCGACTCCAATGTGTCTAGCACACAGAGAACTAACTCGACAGTGAGCAAATTGACTTTGGTGCTCAATAAGGACGACGATGGCAAGGAATTGATCTGTCGAGCTGAAAATCCGAGGTTTCCCGGAGGAGTGCTCGAGGAAGCCAAAATACTCCACATCGCTT ATGCTCCAGTGGTTGTCGCTCATTTGGCCAGTGGCTACTTTTTGGACACTTTGAGGGAGGGTGACGATCTCAAATTAGTCTGCGACGTTCAAAGTAACCCGCCACCGTCGCGAGTGATCTGGTATCACAAT AACCGACGGCTGGAGCACGATGTGAGTGCCGGAATTTTGCTGGCTTCTAACTCGTTGACCCTGCGGGTGCTTACGCTCGCACACGTCGGCGAGTATTCCTGCATGGCCGCAAATGCCGTGGGAGAAACTCACAGCTCGTCGCTTTTTATTCACATGAAAT ATGTACCAAGATGCAGAAAAGGAAACGAGAGGAACGAAATCACTGTCGCTCGGCATGAATCGATACTGCTCAGGTGCGAAGTGGAAGCACTGCCCGAGGATGATGTGCGATTTTCATGGACATACAATGCCACTATCGGCGACGTTTTGCCTATACTAAACTCGAGGATCGAGAATAAGGGGCTTATGAGTGTGCTGGAGTACACACCTGTCGCCGACACCGATTACGGCACGTTAGCTTGTTGGGCGATGAACAGTATTGGACGGCAgagaacaccctgtatattcaaCATCGTACCTGCCA AGCCGCCGCAACCACCACTCGATTGTTCGTTGCATAACGAGAGCAGCCTGCTCGAGGTTAATTGCATCCCCGGATCGGACGGCGGTTTGCCGCAGCATTTTTTACTGGAGGTTCGAGGATCCCTCAGGAATTCTGGGGTCAGTCAGATCGGTCCTCACACTCTTCAAACACCTCAGAGCGATCAGGGAACGGTCGGGGAATCGCCGTCGATATATCAGGACATGAATCAGACCCCGAACTTTCAGCTTCACGATCTTGAACCAGGATATGATTATACGGTGTACGTTTATGCGATCAATGGACATGGCAGGAGCGAACCTGCCCTTCTAGAACATATCACAGTTGCGGAACCCATCGGAAGGCTGGAGAGAAGCGGGATCTTCTTAGAAGACCTGAAGAAAGCACTACCGCAAGCTAGTTCTGAAAACATGATTATCGCTATTGCACTGACAGGTACAG GCGCCGCAGCATTAGTCCTCGTCGGTATTGGAGTGGTAATCGGCCTAGCGATTTGCAGGAAGAGATCAAACACTACCGTCGTAGAAGGACCGGACGATTTTACTACGCCCACCTACGTTCCAGCCCAGAGGATCGAGCCCAGAGTCAGATACTCAAATGAGAACAGGCGTTCGCAAAGAGCTAGTCTCTACGTCGAGGAGAACCGAAATG AGCCAGATTTACTGCAGCGAGTGGAGCTTGACTTACAACAGGATTAA